In a single window of the Niabella ginsenosidivorans genome:
- a CDS encoding DUF5686 and carboxypeptidase regulatory-like domain-containing protein, translating to MRNLRLFFTTTILLGTYTLPAQEYSVSGKVLDTRLQPVAFATVQLKGQPVGQLTKEDGSYSFSLSKGIYDLAVTMVGYQPQVVKIVVDKRTVQQNIILQEEARALSGVTVSSKIKDRAAEYIREVIRRKERIEAAHGAYSVLLYIKAVQTDSLPTPLRKKKKRAKPVAVNAADSALKQMAMAELSVKLDHESDSRFKEERLGVVKRGNVGRLFYLTTTDGSFNLYDNLMKVPAVSVTPFLSPISYSGLIAYRFKTLKTESYGNHKKYTIAVIPGKLSNAAISGHIVIDDSLWVIHEAHFTLPGYHLADYDYFEVNQQYEFTDSAWMPARQEFVYYSRAGKGKVTGTTTVTYRGYELRKKFDKKYFGNELSTASAAAYKRDSTFWQQARTEPLTPKELQFIKYKDSIYTVTHSKAYLDSVDRALNKITLGKIVYKGQPLSNHEKGTLISFPALAMMINPFAIGGLRVMVPVRYSKLDPVTRKTWNIYTDVNYGFLNKDVNGRLQLNHKYNAFTQANYSVSVVRDFASFFQGDAWINQLKRVNYYLDNSLNIGWGRELVNGLQLNIKTGISLRRSLANYKTYNFIDSLSEDLGEGENKVKSFEPYNAFYSELSLRYTPFQPYIREPNEKIILSSKWPTAFVNWRKGVPGVLNSKVNFDYLEMGFDQVLKLGLVGVSSYSIKTGAFLSTKMVNVVDYKYQRRGDPIFFMNPSNAFQSLDSTFPVFKRFYEAHYLYEFNGAILNKIPLLKKIGLREVVGGGFLIAPERSLRYGEVYAGIERVLRIPFLSIGKVKLGVYTVGSLSNQFKNPVQFKVGLTTWDLMNNRWR from the coding sequence ATGAGAAATCTGCGACTATTCTTTACAACAACAATACTTCTGGGCACATACACTTTGCCTGCGCAGGAATATAGTGTGTCAGGTAAGGTGCTGGACACAAGGCTTCAGCCGGTGGCATTTGCTACGGTACAGTTAAAGGGGCAGCCCGTGGGGCAGCTGACAAAGGAGGATGGCAGCTATTCCTTTTCATTGTCCAAGGGAATCTATGACCTTGCCGTTACCATGGTGGGATACCAGCCGCAGGTTGTAAAGATTGTGGTAGATAAACGAACTGTACAGCAGAATATTATTTTACAGGAAGAGGCCCGGGCGCTGAGCGGCGTAACCGTTTCTTCAAAAATCAAAGACCGCGCTGCGGAATACATCCGGGAAGTGATCCGCAGGAAAGAGCGCATTGAAGCGGCTCATGGCGCTTATTCAGTATTGTTGTATATAAAGGCCGTACAAACCGATTCTTTGCCAACGCCGCTCAGAAAGAAAAAGAAGCGGGCAAAGCCTGTTGCAGTAAACGCTGCAGATTCCGCACTAAAGCAAATGGCAATGGCCGAGCTGTCTGTAAAGCTGGATCATGAGTCGGACAGCCGGTTTAAAGAAGAGCGCCTGGGTGTGGTAAAAAGAGGGAACGTTGGCAGGTTGTTTTATTTAACAACAACGGACGGGTCCTTTAACCTGTATGATAACCTTATGAAGGTACCGGCTGTTTCCGTTACACCGTTCCTTTCTCCCATCAGCTATAGCGGACTGATCGCTTACCGTTTTAAAACGCTGAAAACAGAATCTTATGGCAACCATAAAAAATATACAATAGCCGTTATTCCCGGTAAATTAAGCAATGCTGCTATTAGCGGCCATATCGTCATTGATGACAGCTTATGGGTGATACATGAAGCGCATTTTACGTTGCCCGGATACCATCTTGCAGACTATGATTATTTTGAGGTGAACCAGCAATACGAGTTTACAGACAGCGCCTGGATGCCGGCGCGGCAGGAGTTTGTGTATTACTCCAGGGCCGGCAAAGGAAAGGTGACCGGCACTACCACGGTTACTTACAGGGGGTATGAACTGCGCAAAAAGTTTGATAAAAAATATTTTGGCAATGAGCTGAGCACAGCTTCGGCAGCTGCGTACAAACGCGATAGCACTTTCTGGCAACAGGCAAGGACCGAACCGCTGACCCCCAAAGAATTACAATTTATTAAATACAAAGACAGCATTTATACGGTTACGCACAGCAAGGCCTACCTGGATTCTGTTGACCGGGCGCTGAATAAGATCACCCTTGGCAAAATTGTTTATAAAGGACAGCCCCTGAGCAATCATGAAAAAGGTACGCTGATCAGTTTTCCCGCACTGGCAATGATGATCAACCCCTTTGCAATCGGCGGCCTGCGGGTGATGGTGCCCGTCAGGTATAGCAAGCTGGACCCTGTTACGCGTAAGACGTGGAATATATACACTGATGTTAACTATGGTTTTTTAAATAAAGATGTAAACGGACGGCTACAGCTGAACCATAAATACAATGCATTTACGCAAGCCAATTATTCGGTTTCAGTTGTAAGGGATTTTGCCAGTTTTTTTCAGGGAGATGCATGGATCAACCAATTGAAAAGAGTAAACTATTACCTGGATAATTCTTTAAATATCGGCTGGGGCAGGGAACTGGTAAACGGGCTGCAGCTGAATATTAAAACGGGTATTTCATTAAGGAGAAGCCTGGCAAATTATAAAACCTACAATTTTATAGACAGCCTTTCGGAAGATTTGGGTGAAGGGGAGAACAAGGTAAAATCTTTTGAACCCTATAACGCATTTTACAGCGAGCTGTCTTTGCGTTATACACCTTTTCAGCCTTACATCCGTGAGCCGAATGAAAAAATAATCCTGAGCTCCAAATGGCCCACTGCATTTGTTAACTGGCGTAAAGGCGTTCCGGGAGTATTGAACAGTAAGGTGAATTTTGATTACCTGGAAATGGGTTTTGACCAGGTTCTGAAACTGGGCCTGGTGGGCGTTTCCTCTTACAGCATCAAAACGGGTGCCTTCCTGAGCACTAAAATGGTAAACGTAGTGGACTATAAGTACCAGCGCCGCGGGGACCCCATTTTTTTTATGAACCCTTCCAATGCTTTCCAGTCGCTGGACTCAACATTTCCTGTTTTTAAGCGGTTTTATGAAGCACATTACCTGTATGAGTTTAACGGCGCCATTTTAAACAAGATACCGCTGTTAAAGAAAATAGGGTTGAGGGAAGTAGTGGGTGGTGGTTTTTTAATAGCGCCGGAACGGAGCCTGCGTTACGGAGAAGTGTATGCAGGCATCGAACGGGTATTAAGGATACCGTTCCTGAGCATCGGGAAAGTAAAGCTGGGTGTTTATACGGTGGGCTCTTTATCAAACCAGTTTAAGAACCCTGTACAGTTTAAGGTAGGCCTGACCACCTGGGATCTTATGAACAACCGCTGGCGCTGA
- a CDS encoding porin family protein, with the protein MFRKLLFTCMLAGTSCAVFSQVQFGLRAGINFSNAIVKDENGNKMPTNLLTGFHVGITADLPVGDEFAVQPALLFNTMGYQYKEMNSGVSITVNQHPYYLELPVQFLYKPELGNGHLLLGAGPCIAYGISGRWKVKGTDGNTTVSKTGNLEFKNNISSTDSSYLNFNDLKTLPYGKAFDLGGTLLAGYEFSNKFSVQLNGQLGLLNIAPDVDNRKTGEVLKNMQFGLSVGYKF; encoded by the coding sequence ATGTTCAGAAAACTGCTTTTTACATGTATGCTGGCCGGTACCAGCTGTGCTGTTTTTTCACAGGTTCAGTTTGGCCTGCGGGCCGGAATTAATTTTTCAAATGCTATAGTTAAAGATGAAAACGGGAATAAGATGCCCACCAACCTGCTAACAGGTTTCCATGTAGGTATAACGGCTGATTTGCCTGTAGGTGATGAGTTTGCGGTGCAGCCGGCCTTGCTGTTCAATACGATGGGCTATCAGTATAAAGAAATGAACAGTGGCGTTTCAATTACGGTGAACCAGCACCCCTATTACCTGGAATTACCGGTTCAGTTTTTGTACAAACCGGAACTGGGCAATGGCCATCTTTTGCTGGGCGCAGGGCCCTGCATCGCTTATGGTATCAGTGGCAGGTGGAAAGTAAAAGGAACAGACGGTAATACGACCGTAAGTAAAACCGGAAATCTTGAATTTAAGAACAACATCTCGTCAACAGACAGCAGCTATCTTAATTTTAATGATCTTAAAACGCTTCCTTACGGAAAAGCTTTTGATCTGGGAGGTACTCTACTGGCCGGGTATGAATTCTCCAATAAGTTTTCAGTGCAGTTGAATGGTCAGTTAGGATTGTTAAATATTGCTCCAGACGTAGATAACAGGAAAACAGGGGAAGTGCTTAAGAATATGCAGTTTGGCCTTTCTGTGGGGTATAAGTTTTAG
- the rpe gene encoding ribulose-phosphate 3-epimerase translates to MAIIAPSLLAADFLHLQEEVEMVNRSEADWLHLDVMDGQFVPNISFGPMVIEFVKKVTTRVCDVHLMIEEPSRYFEQFKKAGADHINIHIETCPRLHQDIRQIKAMGLKAGVAINPHNPAWLLSDIITDVDIVLVMSVNPGFGGQQFIPNTFNKIKEIKKLIVEKGSNALINIDGGVTLDNASEIIAAGADALVAGSTVFGAKDPVAAIKALKNA, encoded by the coding sequence ATGGCGATTATTGCACCTTCATTGTTAGCGGCAGATTTTCTTCACTTGCAGGAAGAAGTGGAAATGGTGAACCGGAGCGAAGCGGACTGGCTGCACCTGGATGTAATGGACGGTCAGTTTGTTCCCAACATCAGCTTTGGCCCCATGGTGATCGAGTTTGTAAAAAAAGTAACCACCAGGGTCTGTGATGTGCACCTGATGATCGAAGAACCATCAAGGTACTTTGAGCAGTTCAAAAAAGCGGGCGCAGACCATATCAATATTCATATTGAAACCTGCCCGAGGCTGCATCAGGACATCCGCCAGATAAAAGCGATGGGTTTAAAAGCAGGCGTTGCCATTAATCCGCATAACCCTGCCTGGCTGCTGAGCGATATTATTACGGATGTGGACATTGTTTTGGTAATGAGCGTAAACCCGGGTTTTGGCGGGCAGCAGTTTATTCCCAATACATTTAATAAAATAAAAGAAATTAAAAAACTGATTGTGGAAAAAGGCTCCAATGCCCTCATTAATATAGACGGTGGAGTTACGCTTGACAATGCTTCTGAAATTATAGCGGCCGGCGCAGATGCACTGGTAGCTGGCAGTACGGTATTTGGCGCCAAAGACCCGGTAGCAGCTATAAAAGCGCTTAAGAATGCCTGA
- the lon gene encoding endopeptidase La, whose translation MKFDIAFKPEDEMDFMPIIPLNENEGDESLDQVPDEIALLPLRNTVLFPGVVLPITVGRDKSILAVNDAYKGDKFIGVVAQKDANLENPEAKDLQTIGTIAKIIKLIKMPDGGTTVIIQGRSKFSIESVNSDEPYFKATIKKITDADAPGDADFEAHIANIKDLATNIIQQSPNIPSEASIILKNIEKPSFLIHFVSSNLNTTMEEKQRLLEISDIRERATSLMQLLQKELQFVELKNKVTNKTRTELDKQQREYFLQQQLKSIKEELGGDSNSQEIKEMQKKAEAKKWPEAAKEAFRKDIEKLERMHPSTPDYSVVYNHVDFLLDLPWEEYTEDHYDLKNARKTLDQDHYGMAKIKERILEYLAVLKLKGDMKSPILCFLGPPGIGKTSLGKSIASALGRKYIRLSLGGVHDEGEIRGHRKTYIGAMPGRILQSLRKAKSSNPVIVLDEIDKVGNDFRGDPSSALLEVLDPEQNNTFYDNYLELEYDLSKVLFIATANNIQTIQPALRDRLEIIDLSGYAIEEKIEIAKRHLIPKQKELHGLTKNNIRFSDKVLSQLIADYTRESGVRELDRLLAGIMRNQAKRVAMGELLKTPLTTDDVQEILGKPRYSNDLYKTVNLPGVAVGLAWTYVGGDILFIESSLSDGKGELHLTGNLGNVMKESATTALTYLKSNAQKYKIDASLFQKKNIHVHVPEGATPKDGPSAGITMMTSIASALTGKKVKPYLAMTGEITLRGQVLPVGGIKEKILAAKRAGLKEIILCAQNNKDVSEVEPDFIKGLKFHYVDKMEDVLKIAIGL comes from the coding sequence ATGAAGTTTGACATAGCGTTTAAGCCGGAAGATGAAATGGACTTTATGCCAATAATTCCGCTTAATGAAAATGAGGGCGATGAGAGTTTAGATCAGGTACCCGATGAAATTGCTCTTTTACCATTGCGTAATACAGTCCTGTTCCCGGGCGTGGTGTTACCGATTACTGTTGGAAGGGATAAAAGCATCCTTGCAGTAAATGATGCTTATAAAGGCGATAAATTTATTGGCGTGGTAGCACAGAAAGATGCCAACCTCGAAAATCCGGAGGCAAAGGATCTGCAAACCATCGGTACCATAGCGAAAATAATCAAACTGATAAAAATGCCCGATGGCGGAACAACCGTCATCATCCAGGGACGGAGTAAGTTTTCGATTGAATCCGTTAACTCCGATGAGCCTTATTTTAAAGCCACCATCAAAAAAATAACAGACGCTGATGCGCCGGGCGATGCAGATTTTGAGGCGCATATTGCCAATATCAAGGATCTTGCCACCAATATCATCCAGCAATCGCCCAATATTCCGTCTGAGGCGTCGATCATCCTTAAGAATATTGAAAAACCTTCCTTCCTGATCCATTTTGTAAGCAGCAACCTGAACACCACAATGGAGGAAAAACAGCGTTTGCTGGAGATCAGTGATATCCGTGAACGCGCCACCAGCCTTATGCAGTTATTGCAAAAGGAATTGCAGTTTGTGGAGCTGAAGAACAAGGTAACCAACAAGACCCGCACAGAGCTTGACAAGCAGCAACGCGAATATTTTTTGCAGCAGCAGCTAAAAAGCATCAAGGAAGAGCTGGGGGGTGACTCCAACAGCCAGGAAATAAAGGAAATGCAGAAAAAGGCAGAAGCCAAGAAATGGCCGGAAGCCGCAAAAGAAGCTTTCAGAAAGGATATTGAGAAGCTGGAGCGGATGCATCCCAGCACGCCGGATTATTCCGTGGTATATAATCATGTGGATTTCCTGCTGGATCTGCCCTGGGAAGAATATACGGAAGACCATTATGATCTGAAAAATGCCCGGAAAACACTGGATCAGGATCATTATGGCATGGCAAAGATCAAAGAACGCATACTGGAATACCTGGCCGTATTAAAGCTGAAGGGCGATATGAAAAGCCCCATCCTTTGCTTCCTTGGCCCTCCCGGTATAGGGAAAACCTCTTTAGGCAAAAGTATTGCCAGTGCCCTGGGCCGCAAATATATTCGTTTAAGCCTGGGTGGGGTGCATGATGAGGGAGAGATCCGCGGGCACCGTAAAACCTATATTGGCGCCATGCCCGGCCGCATCCTGCAATCTTTAAGGAAGGCTAAAAGCAGCAACCCCGTAATCGTGCTGGATGAGATCGACAAGGTGGGCAACGACTTTCGCGGAGATCCCAGCAGCGCTTTGCTGGAAGTGCTGGATCCGGAACAGAACAATACCTTTTATGATAATTATTTAGAACTGGAATATGACCTGAGCAAGGTATTGTTCATAGCTACCGCCAACAATATTCAAACCATACAGCCGGCATTGCGCGACCGCCTGGAGATTATTGACCTGAGCGGTTATGCAATTGAGGAAAAGATCGAAATAGCCAAGCGCCACCTGATCCCCAAGCAAAAGGAATTGCATGGGCTGACCAAAAATAACATCCGTTTTTCCGACAAGGTGCTGTCACAGCTGATTGCCGATTATACCCGTGAAAGCGGTGTGCGGGAGCTGGACAGGCTACTGGCCGGCATTATGCGTAACCAGGCTAAAAGAGTGGCAATGGGCGAACTGTTAAAAACGCCACTCACAACCGACGATGTTCAGGAAATTTTAGGAAAGCCCCGGTACAGCAATGACCTGTATAAGACCGTGAACCTGCCCGGTGTGGCGGTAGGTCTGGCCTGGACCTATGTTGGCGGGGATATCTTATTTATCGAATCCAGCCTTAGCGACGGTAAGGGTGAACTGCATCTTACAGGGAACCTGGGCAATGTAATGAAGGAAAGCGCCACTACTGCATTGACCTACCTGAAGTCCAACGCGCAAAAATATAAGATAGACGCTTCCCTGTTTCAGAAAAAAAATATTCATGTGCATGTGCCTGAAGGAGCCACCCCCAAGGACGGGCCCAGCGCAGGTATTACCATGATGACCTCCATCGCATCAGCGCTTACCGGCAAAAAAGTAAAGCCTTACCTGGCAATGACCGGGGAAATTACGCTGCGGGGACAGGTACTGCCTGTAGGTGGAATCAAAGAAAAGATCCTTGCTGCCAAAAGAGCAGGATTAAAAGAAATCATCCTCTGCGCTCAAAATAACAAGGACGTATCTGAAGTGGAACCGGACTTTATTAAGGGACTTAAGTTTCATTATGTAGATAAAATGGAAGACGTTCTTAAAATTGCAATAGGGCTTTAG